A window of Garra rufa chromosome 16, GarRuf1.0, whole genome shotgun sequence contains these coding sequences:
- the slc25a48 gene encoding solute carrier family 25 member 48 → MTVFHLDDFLAGWIGGASSVIVGHPLDTVKTRLQAGKGYKNTLHCVLTIYKKENVTGFFKGLSFPLASITLYNSMVFGFFSNTQRLISRYRYGDGRHPCSMLDLTVASMLTGLVSVGMGAPVDLVKIRLQMQTQPVLAENFNLAGNGSVPLRSMGIKSQSLYRGPLHCISTVLQNEGIQGLYRGAGAMILRDVPGYTLYFVPYAIFCNWLNPDGNGTPHPCCIWLAGGLAGSISWVTATPADVVKSRLQADTLQHRKYKGFLHCIMQSYKTEGIHVFFRGATVNAIRGFPMCATLFLGYELSLQFFRSF, encoded by the exons GAGCATCCAGTGTGATTGTGGGACATCCGCTTGACACAGTCAAG ACTCGTTTACAAGCTGGCAAAGGATACAAGAACACCCTGCACTGTGTTCTAACAATCTACAAAAAGGAAAAT GTTACAGGCTTTTTCAAAGGACTGTCCTTTCCACTGGCCAGCATCACCCTCTATAACTCTATGGTGTTCGGCTTCTTCAGCAACACGCAGCGCCTCATTAGCAGATATCGATATGGTGACGGCAGACACCCATGCAGCATGCTTGACTTGACTGTAGCAAGCATGTTAACCGGTCTGGTTTCAGTGGGGATGGGCGCCCCTGTTGACCTTGTCAAAATTAGATTGCAGATGCAAACCCAACCTGTTCTTGCAG AGAACTTTAACCTGGCTGGGAATGGGAGTGTCCCTCTCCGGTCAATGGGAATTAAGTCCCAGTCATTGTACAGGGGGCCACTGCATTGCATTAGTACCGTCCTGCAGAACGAGGGCATTCAAGGGCTCTACAGAGGCGCGGGAGCCATGATATTGCGGGATGTACCTGGTTACACCCTGTACTTCGTTCCATATGCAATATTCTGTAACTGGCTGAATCCTGATGGCAATGGTACGCCCCATCCCTGCTGCATATGGCTAGCGGGAGGTTTAGCAG GATCCATCTCATGGGTCACCGCCACACCAGCAGACGTTGTGAAAAGCCGGTTGCAGGCAGATACCTTGCAGCACAGGAAATACAAGGGCTTTCTGCACTGCATCATGCAAAGTTACAAGACAGAGGGAATACAT GTTTTCTTTCGTGGAGCGACTGTCAATGCGATCCGAGGATTTCCAATGTGTGCAACCTTGTTTCTTGGTTACGAGCTTTCGCTTCAGTTTTTCCGCAGTTTCTAA